In one Magallana gigas chromosome 9, xbMagGiga1.1, whole genome shotgun sequence genomic region, the following are encoded:
- the LOC105345560 gene encoding uncharacterized protein isoform X2: MRFVCMLAIFLRFARADTISSLTDGENKTSTSLEIKDKEWNDLSILRQMVNQETVIRLGLVKNVHAIFNDVNLMKKSITASETTISGLQQTIEALNTLVYSLQKENSELKNSSIISQTRMMEFETRIQTLNASVSSLHDKLDINQMESDEKRQEMFNKTNSVIGDMKIVLRYLSVTLFDFKEHTDLETESRDKKYQKLEHHFNTSVDELKTETFKTKSGLSNITAHIQSVEDSQTEMKRELTETLNRTVTKFETQFQTSEYERLKLSSSVSSLEVAQMNMSKSRCDVSKRVGFTATLSSASSTWNSATLVFPVVITNVGNGYNPSTGVFTAPTAGEYVFFVNVQSYNNKDIYVDVVLNGVTKVRTMAYGSGSSDYYDAGPNLVVLTLQKGDRVWIKRYSGQGYYIDGPITTFSGFLL; this comes from the exons ATGAGGTTCGTTTGTATGTTAGCCATTTTTCTACGTTTTGCAAGGGCCGATACCATTTCGTCGTTAACAGATGGAGAAAATAAGACTTCAACATCATTGGAAATCAAAGACAAGGAATGGAACGATTTGAGCATCCTACGACAGATGGTGAACCAAGAGACGGTTATCCGCCTCGGTTTAGTCAAGAACGTCCATGCAATTTTTAACGACGTTAACCTAATGAAGAAAAGTATAACGGCAAGCGAAACAACAATATCAGGATTACAGCAGACGATTGAAGCCTTGAACACTCTGGTATACTCTCTTCAAAAGGAAAATAGCGAACTTAAGAATAGTAGCATAATCAGCCAGACCAGAATGATGGAGTTTGAAACAAGAATACAGACATTAAACGCAAGTGTTTCTTCTTTACATGACAAGTTAGACATCAATCAGATGGAATCAGACGAAAAGAGACAGGAAATGTTCAACAAAACCAACAGTGTCATTGGCGATATGAAAATAGTGCTAAGATATCTTTCGGTTACCTTGTTTGACTTCAAGGAACACACAGATTTGGAAACTGAGTCGagagacaaaaaatatcaaaaacttgaacatcatTTCAATACCTCAGTAGATGAGTTAAAAACTGAAACCTTTAAAACCAAGAGCGGGTTAAGTAATATCACAGCACATATTCAAAGTGTAGAAGATTCTCAAACGGAGATGAAAAGAGAACTTACAG aaacCCTTAATAGAACAGTCACCAAGTTTGAAACACAGTTTCAAACATCAGAGTATGAGCGTCTAAAACTTTCCTCCTCTGTGTCATCTCTGGAAGTTGCCCAGATGAACATGTCCAAATCAAGATGTG ATGTATCCAAAAGAGTAGGTTTTACTGCTACACTATCGTCTGCTAGTTCTACCTGGAACAGTGCTACTCTGGTATTTCCTGTGGTCATCACAAACGTTGGGAACGGATACAACCCAAGTACCGGGGTATTTACCGCTCCCACAGCGGGGGAATATGTATTCTTCGTCAATGTGCAGAGTTACAATAACAAGGACATTTATGTAGACGTCGTGCTGAATGGAGTAACTAAGGTCCGAACAATGGCGTATGGTAGTGGAAGTAGTGATTATTACGATGCAGGACCTAACCTGGTGGTGTTAACTCTACAGAAGGGAGACCGAGTGTGGATCAAACGTTACTCTGGTCAGGGTTATTATATTGACGGTCCTATAACCACGTTTTCCGGATTTCTTCTCTAA
- the LOC105345560 gene encoding uncharacterized protein isoform X1, whose product MRFVCMLAIFLRFARADTISSLTDGENKTSTSLEIKDKEWNDLSILRQMVNQETVIRLGLVKNVHAIFNDVNLMKKSITASETTISGLQQTIEALNTLVYSLQKENSELKNSSIISQTRMMEFETRIQTLNASVSSLHDKLDINQMESDEKRQEMFNKTNSVIGDMKIVLRYLSVTLFDFKEHTDLETESRDKKYQKLEHHFNTSVDELKTETFKTKSGLSNITAHIQSVEDSQTEMKRELTETLNRTVTKFETQFQTSEYERLKLSSSVSSLEVAQMNMSKSRCDVSTRIGFTATVSSTSTSWNSGTLVFDVVNTNVGNGYNPSTGVFTAPTAGEFVFFVNVQSYNIQSIYVDVVLNGVTKVRTMAYSSGSNDFYDAGPNLVVLTLQKKDRVWVKRYSGQGYCIFGPITTFSGFLF is encoded by the exons ATGAGGTTCGTTTGTATGTTAGCCATTTTTCTACGTTTTGCAAGGGCCGATACCATTTCGTCGTTAACAGATGGAGAAAATAAGACTTCAACATCATTGGAAATCAAAGACAAGGAATGGAACGATTTGAGCATCCTACGACAGATGGTGAACCAAGAGACGGTTATCCGCCTCGGTTTAGTCAAGAACGTCCATGCAATTTTTAACGACGTTAACCTAATGAAGAAAAGTATAACGGCAAGCGAAACAACAATATCAGGATTACAGCAGACGATTGAAGCCTTGAACACTCTGGTATACTCTCTTCAAAAGGAAAATAGCGAACTTAAGAATAGTAGCATAATCAGCCAGACCAGAATGATGGAGTTTGAAACAAGAATACAGACATTAAACGCAAGTGTTTCTTCTTTACATGACAAGTTAGACATCAATCAGATGGAATCAGACGAAAAGAGACAGGAAATGTTCAACAAAACCAACAGTGTCATTGGCGATATGAAAATAGTGCTAAGATATCTTTCGGTTACCTTGTTTGACTTCAAGGAACACACAGATTTGGAAACTGAGTCGagagacaaaaaatatcaaaaacttgaacatcatTTCAATACCTCAGTAGATGAGTTAAAAACTGAAACCTTTAAAACCAAGAGCGGGTTAAGTAATATCACAGCACATATTCAAAGTGTAGAAGATTCTCAAACGGAGATGAAAAGAGAACTTACAG aaacCCTTAATAGAACAGTCACCAAGTTTGAAACACAGTTTCAAACATCAGAGTATGAGCGTCTAAAACTTTCCTCCTCTGTGTCATCTCTGGAAGTTGCCCAGATGAACATGTCCAAATCAAGATGTG ATGTATCAACAAGAATAGGTTTTACTGCTACAGTATCGTCTACCAGTACTTCCTGGAACAGCGGTACTCTTGTATTTGATGTTGTCAACACAAACGTCGGGAACGGATACAACCCAAGTACCGGGGTATTCACCGCTCCCACAGCGGGGGAATTTGTCTTCTTCGTCAACGTACAGAGTTACAATATCCAATCCATTTATGTAGACGTCGTGTTGAATGGAGTAACTAAGGTCCGAACAATGGCGTATAGTAGTGGAAGTAATGATTTTTACGATGCAGGACCTAACCTGGTGGTGTTAACTCTACAGAAGAAAGACAGAGTGTGGGTCAAACGTTACTCTGGTCAGGGTTATTGTATTTTCGGTCCTATAACCACGTTTTCCGGATTTCTTTtctaa
- the LOC136271439 gene encoding uncharacterized protein, with protein sequence MVPFGSSISCALWEKFALFLHWLTQQHTGNIHILHYLDDFLFCGPRQDVVCQNTLDKFKSLCQELGVPIALEKTVEPTTNLIFLSITFDTNDMTMSLPSDKLHKLKSVINSFLSAKKVTLQELQSLIGLLNFACKVVAPGRAFCRRLINATIGISKPHHRIRLNNNIKQDLRIWQVFLQSYNGVSVIRTQFLDSQSIQLFTDSAGGQNGGFGIYFGGRWAHGTWPHSWFLQGLTRDMTLLEIFPVLVTITIWHQSLQNSRILFHIDNTAVVQVLNTLTSKSDRVMYVVRKLVLLLLRHNIQIKATYIHTKANCIADALSRSQWARFRSLAPEADHWPTPLPPHIWNIWSKRHQDFCTDLWPQTPTSLITPL encoded by the coding sequence atggtCCCATTTGGTTCGTCGATAAGTTGTGCACTGTGGGAAAAATTTGCTCTTTTCTTGCATTGGCTCACTCAACAACACACAGGCAACATCCATATTTTACACTACCTGGATGATTTTCTCTTCTGCGGACCTAGACAGGATGTGGTCTGTCAAAATACACTTGACAAGTTCAAGTCACTCTGCCAAGAACTGGGGGTTCCTATTGCTTTAGAAAAAACTGTAGAACCAACTACAAATCTTATTTTTCTCAGCATTACTTTCGACACCAATGACATGACCATGTCTCTGCCATCAGACAAATTACACAAGTTAAAGTCAGTTATCAATTCCTTTCTATCAGCAAAAAAAGTTACTCTTCAAGAACTCCAATCACTCATAGGATTACTCAATTTTGCTTGTAAGGTTGTAGCTCCCGGGCGTGCCTTCTGCAGACGCCTCATAAATGCAACTATTGGAATTTCAAAACCCCATCACAGAATCAGGCTTAACAACAATATCAAGCAAGACTTGCGCATTTGGCAAGTTTTCCTTCAATCTTATAATGGTGTTTCTGTTATACGAACCCAATTTTTGGATAGTCAATCCATACAGCTCTTCACAGACAGTGCCGGGGGTCAGAATGGGGGTTTTGGTATCTATTTCGGTGGTAGGTGGGCACATGGAACATGGCCTCACTCTTGGTTCTTACAGGGTCTTACCAGGGATATGACtcttcttgaaatttttccagtcCTAGTAACAATTACTATATGGCACCAGAGTCTACAAAACTCTAGAATCCTTTTTCACATCGACAACACTGCAGTAGTTCAGGTGCTCAATACACTAACTTCCAAGTCCGATAGGGTCATGTATGTGGTTAGAAAACTTGTTCTTCTGTTACTAAGACACAACATTCAAATCAAAGCAACCTATATACACACAAAAGCAAATTGCATTGCAGATGCCTTATCTCGTTCACAGTGGGCCAGATTCCGAAGTCTTGCACCGGAAGCGGACCATTGGCCCACCCCTCTACCACCTCACATTTGGAACATTTGGAGCAAGAGGCATCAAGACTTCTGTACAGATCTTTGGCCCCAAACACCCACCAGTCTTATAACACCGCTTTAG
- the LOC105345560 gene encoding EMILIN-1-A isoform X3: MMLVCILAIFLSFARADTISSLTDGENTTSTSLESKDQEWNDLSILRQMINQETVIRLALVKNVHALVNDVNLMKKGSAASETTVSGLQQAIEALNTLVYSLQKENSELKNSSKISQAKMMEFETRIQTLNESVSSLYDKVNVNQMESGQKRQEMFNKTNSVISDIKIELRYLSVTLFDFKEHTDMETESRDKKYEELEHYFNISVDELKTKIFQTKSRLSNLTEQIQNVQDFQTEMNGEFTENLNRTVTKFETQFKTSEYERLKLSSTVSSLEVAQMNMSKSRCDVSKRVGFTATLSSASSTWNSATLVFPVVITNVGNGYNPSTGVFTAPTAGEYVFFVNVQSYNNKDIYVDVVLNGVTKVRTMAYGSGSSDYYDAGPNLVVLTLQKGDRVWIKRYSGQGYYIDGPITTFSGFLL; this comes from the exons ATGATGCTGGTTTGTATATTAGCgatatttttaagttttgcGCGTGCAGATACCATTTCGTCGTTAACAGATGGAGAAAACACGACTTCAACATCATTGGAAAGCAAAGACCAGGAATGGAACGATTTGAGCATCCTACGGCAGATGATTAACCAAGAGACCGTTATCCGACTTGCGTTGGTCAAGAACGTCCATGCCCTTGTAAACGATGTTAACCTTATGAAAAAAGGTTCTGCGGCAAGTGAAACAACAGTATCAGGATTACAGCAGGCAATTGAAGCCTTAAACACTCTGGTATACTCTCTTCAAAAGGAAAACAGCGAACTTAAGAATAGTAGCAAAATCAGCCAGGCCAAAATGATGGAGTTTGAAACAAGAATACAGACTTTAAATGAAAGTGTTTCTTCTTTATATGACAAGGTTAACGTCAATCAGATGGAATCAGGCCAAAAAAGACAGGAAATGTTCAACAAAACCAACAGTGTCATTTCCGATATCAAAATAGAGCTAAGATATCTTTCGGTTACCTTGTTTGACTTCAAGGAACACACTGATATGGAAACTGAGTCGAGAGATAAAAAGTATGAAGAActtgaacattattttaatatctCAGTTGATGAGTTGAAAACTAAAATCTTTCAAACCAAGAGCAGATTGAGTAATCTCACAgaacaaattcaaaatgtacaAGATTTTCAAACGGAGATGAATGGAGAATTTACAG AAAACCTTAATAGAACAGTCACCAAGTTTGAAACACAGTTCAAAACGTCAGAGTATGAGCGTCTCAAACTGTCCTCTACTGTGTCATCCTTGGAAGTTGCTCAGATGAACATGTCTAAATCAAGATGTG ATGTATCCAAAAGAGTAGGTTTTACTGCTACACTATCGTCTGCTAGTTCTACCTGGAACAGTGCTACTCTGGTATTTCCTGTGGTCATCACAAACGTTGGGAACGGATACAACCCAAGTACCGGGGTATTTACCGCTCCCACAGCGGGGGAATATGTATTCTTCGTCAATGTGCAGAGTTACAATAACAAGGACATTTATGTAGACGTCGTGCTGAATGGAGTAACTAAGGTCCGAACAATGGCGTATGGTAGTGGAAGTAGTGATTATTACGATGCAGGACCTAACCTGGTGGTGTTAACTCTACAGAAGGGAGACCGAGTGTGGATCAAACGTTACTCTGGTCAGGGTTATTATATTGACGGTCCTATAACCACGTTTTCCGGATTTCTTCTCTAA